A segment of the Chitinophagaceae bacterium genome:
ACTCTCAATGTAAACAGATATACACCTTCAACCAGGTTATTAACAGCAGTGTTAGCCTGATTTTGAGTACCAATGCTGAATGTGGCAGGTCCTGATATTTTTGTCCACTGGTATGAAGCAATTGTTCCATCAACATCTGTTCCGACTCCATTTAGTGTTACACTGTTAGTGGGAAGAGTAATCGTCTTGTCAGAACCTGCGTTAGCCACTGGCGCAATTGGAGCAGGTGGAGGTGCTGGTGAAAGAACAGTTACTGTTACTGTACTTGTACTAAAAGCTCCCTGATTATCAGTAACCCTCAGTTGGAACTGGTAAGTTCCCTGTACTAAATTGTTAATGACTGTTTGTGCAGATGCAGCTGATACAATAGTAAAACTTGTTGGTCCTGCAATCTTGGTCCACTGGTAAGAGGCAATTGTTCCGTCTGTATCCGTTCCGCTGCCGTTCAGCGTAACTGTATTTACTGGTAAAGTAATTGTCTGGTTTGCACCGGCATTAGCTGTTGGGGCTACGTTCACTACTGGTGCAGGGTTTACTGATACAGAGATGGTATCTCTGCCAACGGCTCCCTGGTTATCAGTTACTCTCAACTCGAACTGGTAAGTTCCCTGTATTAAACTATTGATACCTGTTTGTGCTAAGGTTGCTGAAGCAATGGTAAAAAATGCTGGTCCTGCAATCTTGGTCCACTGGTAAGAGGCAATTGTTCCGTCAACGTCTGTTCCGCTGCCATTCAGTGTAACTGTATTTACTGGTAAGATAATTGTTTGATTCGATCCTGCGTTGGCTGTTGGTGCGATGTTCACAACTGGTGCAGGGTTTACAATTATTGTAACAATGCTTGTTCCGCTTGCTCCCTGGTTATCAGTAACCCGCAGTTGGAACTGGTATGTTCCCTGCACTAAATTGTTAATGACTGTTTGTGCAGATGCAGCTGATACAATAGTAAAACTTGTTGGTCCAGCAATCTTGGTCCACTGGTAAGAGGCAATTGTTCCGTCAACGTCTGTTCCGCTGCCGTTCAGTGTAACTGTATTTACTGGTAAGATAATTGTTTGATTCGATCCTGCGTTGGCTGTTGGTGCGATGTTCACAACTGGTGCAGGGTTTACAATTATTGTAACAATGCTTGTTCCGCTTGCTCCCTGGTTATCAGTAACCCGCAGTTGGAACTGGTAAGTTCCCTGTACTAAATTGTTAATGACTGTTTGTGCAGATGCAGCTGATACAATAGTAAAACTTGTTGGTCCTGCAATCTTGGTCCACTGGTAAGAGGCAATTGTTCCGTCTGTATCCGTTCCGCTGCCGTTCAGCGTAACTGTATTTACTGGTAAAGTAATTGTCTGGTTCGCTCCGGCATTAGCTGTTGGGGCTACGTTCACTACTGGTGCGGGGTTTACAGTTATTGTTACTGTGCTTGTTCCAATTGCTCCCTGGTTATCAGTCACTCTCAATTCGAACTGGTATGTTCCCTGAATAAGGTTGTTGATTGCTGTCTGTGCTAAAGTTGCTGAGGCAATAGTAAAAGTAGCTGGCCCGGCAATCTTGGTCCATTGGTAAGAGGCAATTGTTCCGTCTGTATCCGTTCCGCTGCCGTTCAGCGTAACTGTATTTACTGGTAAAGTAATTGTCTGGTTCGCTCCGGCATTAGCTGTTGGGGCTACGTTCACTACTGGTGCGGGGTTTACTGATACAGAGATGGTGTCTCTGCCAATGGCTCCCTGGTTATCAGTTACTCTCAATTCGAACTGGTATGTTCCCTGAATAAGGTTGTTGATTGCTGTCTGTGCTAAAGTTGCTGAGGCAATAGTAAAAGTAGCTGGCCCGGCAATCTTGGTCCATTGGTAAGAGGCAATTGAGCCATCTATGTCTGTTCCGCTGCCGTTCAGTGTTACGGTATTTACAGGTAAAGTGATTGCCTGGTTTGCACCGGCATTGGCGGTGGGTGCTACGTTCACCACTGGTGCAGGGTTCACTGATACAGAGATGGTGTCTCTGCCAATGGCTCCCTGGTTATCAGTTACTCTCAATTCGAACTGGTATGTTCCCTGAATAAGGTTGTTGATTGCTGTCTGTGCTAAAGTTGCTGAGGCAATAGTAAAAGTAGCTGGCCCGGCAATCTTGGTCCATTGGTAAGAGGCAATTGAGCCATCTATGTCTGTTCCGCTGCCGTTCAGTGTTACGGTATTTACAGGTAAAGTGATTGCCTGGTTTGCACCGGCATTGGCTGTTGGTGGCTGATTAATTGTCCCTGATTGATAAATCAATACAGCTGATGAATAAGGAGCAAGTGTAATCGATCCCGCATAGGTTGCTCCCTTACTATCAATATAAGTTGCGCCCAGGCTGACCATTTTTGATGTTGCAGTTGGGTTGTACTCAAATCTTAATTCAGAAGTTGACGTAATCGTTTTTGCCGTATAACTGCTTGCAGCATCCTGCCCTGTATATGATTTCCATCCAGGTAAAGTGTGAAATATTGCAGTTGGAGTTCCTGAAACATATGTTCTGGCGGAATAAGAACTTTCTTTTATTGGATGACAATAGTAATTATTATTCAAGTTTACAAAAGAACTGGCAATTGTATTGGTATTGTAATCAGCCTGGAAAGGATATTGATATGTTTCTTTAGCAAAAAAGATATTCCCGGTGCATGTCATATTATTTATCTGGAAACTGTTTGACGCCAAGAAAATCTGAGATGCCCCTGCCGGGTCAATACTTGAACTGCCATTATTATATGAAGTATTGTTTATCAAACTTATATTATTAGTGCTATGAAGGTAAATACCTGCCATAGCACAATTTGCCACCGTATTTCCTGAAACCAACACATTCCCAACATTATCATCCAGATAAATACCAAAAGCAGCCTGATAGGTAACATCAGTTCTAGCTTGTGGGGCAGCTATCCCATTCAACACAATATTATTGAGAATTTGTATGCCAGAATAGGTTCCATTTCCACTTCCCAGCCAGGAATAAATACCTCCCCCGTCATCTTTTGTCTTACAAAAAGTATTCACATAGTTATTTCTGACAATAACCCCATTTGAAAAATAAATATTAATACCGTTATGACCTGTGTTGGTAATTGTATTATACTCAATAAGAGCGTTGGTGCAGCTATTTGCAACTTCCATTGCTACATATTCAGCATATTTTCCTTGTCCTTCAATTCCCGTATTTATCAGAGTATTGTTTCTGAAAACAACATTAGCACAGGTAGATGCCTGAACCGCAAAACTGTTTGTGTTTAAAAGTGTACAATTTTCTACTAGAGAATTTGGAGAATTCCAAAGATATATACCCTGATTACCACTATTGGTAACATTTGAATTTCTAATTATGAAGCCCCCTGATGTTATGTTGATTGCATTTACAGCATATTCATTCGCTCCGGTTAAATCAATACCATCAACTGTTGCTTTATATCCATTATCATTTATAAGAGAAGCAACCTGTGCAGCCTTACAATTTACCGGAACAGCAGTAGAGTAAAGTGTTATTTTCTTAGTTGACGAAGTATATGCCCAATCATTTTGCTGGGTACATGCAGAAACGTGATTTTGAATAAAGTATCCATAACCATTCATAAATCCATCCCCGTATAAATTGGGAAAAGTAATTGAAGTTCCTGATTGGGTTATTACCCCTTTATCCCAGATTGTATGATTCTTGCGTACAAAAACTTCGCCTCCATTCCAGTCGCCGGTAAGCTGATTATCAGTAATTCTATTAGTTCCGCCTGAGCTTTCATAATTATAATATCCGGTTTTAGGCATCCGGGAAGGCAATGTATAATTATCATTAATTAATACTAAGTATGGTTTCACAGAAAGAGCTTGGCTTTCCCATTTATTGCCACCTATATTTGTCCAAACCAAATCTGTAAATCCTGAAATTACCGGATTGGCAACATCCGTTCCATAAGCTGAAAAAATCAACCCTGCCTTTGTAATGTTGATAGATCCTGAAAAAACTTCACCCCTTTTAAACAGAATTTCATCTCCAGCAACAAAACTACCAAACATAGAGTTTAGCTTACTGATAGATTTCCAAGGAGTTGCCTGATTTTGTGCCTGAGCTGCTGAACGGGAATCATCGCCTGTTGAAGTTGAAAAGTAATAACTGGTTGCCTGTACAGCCTGAACAATACTTAAAAAACTTAAAACTAATATTACATGCGACAGTTTACTCCCAAAGAAGTAAAAAATGGGTTTCATTTAGATACGGATTTGAATTTTTAAATAGTATATTGGATTCGACTTTAAAACAACACATTCTCTAACACTTTTTTAATAAAACATTATCAAAAGCCTGCTAGGAATTTTCAAATATTATGCCACAAATACCACTAACTGGTTATAGTGTATTTTGTGTGGATAAGTACTGTTTTTTCAAAAGAACATGTGTTTACAGTGTAAAATATTTCTTTTCGATCATATTTTCGATAGAAACCAAACAAATATTTCTTTTTTTCAGTAATAATACTATCTTGCATAAGGATTTACGCTTACCCGTATAAAACCTTAATCCTGAATCCTCTCTCAAAGACCGCTTCAATCCTCTTCAGTCCTACTCGAAGCCGCCATATCAAAAAAGATTGAATAACAAGAGTTAAAAGGTTACATTAAAAATGTTTCTTTTTGCGAAAAAGCATTTATGAAATTGAAAACTGTAAAAATATTATATCTGGTTCCAGTTGTACTTTTTTTTCTGTCAGCAAGTTGTGTTGACACCAAAAATGTAGCATATTTTAATACCGTTACAGAAACTACAATTGCTTCAAAGATTCCTGTACCGGAATCTGTCATCCAAAAAAATGATTTACTGAGTATTACTGTAAGCAGTTTGAACCCTGAAGCAACAGCTATATTTAATCCAGCTAATGCATCAGCCAATACAATTGGAAGTGCTAATGGATATCTTGTTAGTGCTGATGGGTCTATTCAGTTCCCGATTCTTGGAAATATTAAAGCAGAAGGGTTCACAAAAGAGCAATTGAAAGCTGAGATTACAAAGAAACTGATTGAAAGCAAGCTACTGACTGACCCAATCGTAAGTATCCGTTTCTTAAATTTTAGAATTACTGTTCTGGGTGAAGTTAAAAATCCCTCGGTTGTAACTGTTCCAAACGAAAAAATATCCTTACTTGAAGCAATAGGAATGGCTGGAGATTTAACGATCTACGCAAAAAGATCAAATGTTCTTTTAATTCGGGAAGAAGGAGGAAATAAAATGCTGAAGAGATTGAACCTGAATTCAGATGAGCTCTTAACCTCTCCTTATTACTATTTAAAGTCAAACGACATTGTATATGTTGAACCGGATAAAACTGTTGTAAAAGCATCCAGATCATCTATTAACCAATCATGGATATCATTAGGTTTAGGCAGCTTGTCTTTACTTATTATAATTCTTGACAGGTTAATATTATAAGTTAAACCACGAAAAACATGCGGATAATTAAAGAACAGAAATCAGAAAAAAAAGAGCAGAACCTGCTGGGGCAGCTTTGGTTTAAGTATTTCCCCTATTGGCCATTGTTTTTTGTTTTTATTTGTTTGTCAGTTGCCGCGGGCTGGGGATATCTTCAATTTGCCACTCCTCTATACGAATCGAGTGCATCACTTTTAATTAAAGATGAAAAGAAAGGAGAAGACGATTCAAAAGTAATTGAGTCGCTTAATCAGCTTTCTACGAAAAAGATTATTGAAAATGAATCGGAAGTGATTAAATCAAGGGGCCTGATGTATGAGGTAGTAAAAAAACTGTTCTTATATGCACCTGTTTATGAAGAACAAAAACTAAAATCAGTTTCTGCTTATTCCAGTTCACCAATTAAGATTGAAGCAAAATACCCTGATTCTCTTATTGGTGCTCACGAAAAAATTTCACTTAAATATGATCAGCTAAAACAACAGGTAACTGTTGATAACAAGGTTTATCCAATAAATCAATGGGTTAAAACCCCATTTGCTGAATTGAAGTTTATACCAACAGGTGCACAAAACACCGGTGAATTTCCGCTGTTTTTTAATTTATACGAACCAAAGTTAATTGCCTCCATCCTGTTACAAAAATTACAGGTAAGTTCAGCAAACAAGCTTTCATCTGTAATATTTCTGAAAATTAGAGATGGCAATTCAAGATGCTCAGAAGATATCCTCAATGAATTGATGATTGCGTATAATAAAGCTGCCCTAAATGACAGAAATGTTCTTGCAAGTAACACCTTACAATTTCTTGAAGAGCGCCTTAAAAAGGTAGGTGGACAATTAGATACTATTGAAAATAAGTTACAACAGTATAAAACCAGCAGTGGGGCTGTTGAAATCGGTTCACAGGGGTCAATGTATTTACAAAATGTTGGAGCTGTTGACCAAAAGCTTGCTGAAGTAAATACTCAGTTAGCCGTATTAAACCAGGTTGAGAACTATGTGAAAGCAAAAAATAATACAGGTGGCATTGTACCTTCTACTGTTGGAATTTCTGATCCCTTGCTGAGTGAATTAATTACTAAATTATTTAACTCTGAATTGGAGTACGAAAGGCTTAAAAAAACAACTGGTGAAAATAACCCCACGCTTGTTTCAATAACTGACCAGATTGAAAAAATAAAACCAAGCATTATTGAAAATATCCGAAACCAGAGAAGTGGTTTGGAAGCAAACAGAAACAATCTCTTTGGTCTTACAAACAGGTATTCATCAATGCTCAGTTCAATACCTCAAAAAGAAAGGAACCTGGTTGAAATCAGCCGTAATCACAGTATAATAAATAACGTTTATAACTTCCTGCTTCAAAAGAGGGAAGAAACTGCATTATCATTGTCATCAGCCGTAGTTAACAGCAGGATTATTGATAAAGCACAATCTTCGTTTGGGCCAGTAAGTCCAAATAACAAGCTGATTTATTTAATTGCTATTGCTGTCTCAATGCTTATTGCAGTCGTTATTATTGCAGCAAACGAACTAATTAATCCTACCATTTTATTCCGTCATGAAATTGAAGAATTCACTTCAGTTCCTGTTATTGGCGAGATTTCCTTTAATGAGTCTAAAGAATCATTGGTAATCGGTGCAGGTAAACGAAGTTTCATTGCTGAACAATTTCGGAACTTAAGAACTTCCCTTCCATATTTAGGCATTAATGCAAATAAGAAGAAGTTATTAATCACCTCTTCTATTTCCGGAGAAGGTAAAAGTTTTGTTTCCGCAAATCTGGGTGTTAGCCTTGCAATGGCAGGTAAAAAAGTTTTGATGCTTGAATTTGATCTGAGTAATCCATCTCTCAGCGAAAAATTAAATGTACCTGAAAGTGACATTAAAGGCTTATCAGAATATCTTAAAGGTCAGGCAGAAATTGAAGAAACTATAAAGAAGACGAACATTCATGAAAATCTATATATTATTTCAGCTGGAAAATTGCCCGATAATCCTTCTGAATTAATTATGGACAAGCGTGTTCAGGAATTACTTGAAAGTGTAACTGACAGTTTCGACCATATTATTATTGACACTGCGCCAGTTGGTCTTTTATCAGATGCCTATGTTCTTTCGGCCTATTGTGATGCAGCTCTTTATATAGTCAGGCATAGATATACACCAAAAACAGCTGTGCAAAGGATTGATGAAAACAATAAAATAAATGTACTTAAGAATTTAGCGATTGTTTTTAATGGTGTTAAATCAAGAGGATTCAGAAAGAACGGCTATGGGTACGGATATGGATATGGATATATCAGTAATGAAACAAAAAGAGATAAGAAAAGAGGAGCAAAAACAAGTGCAGCATAGTTAATTAAGACTTATTGACTGGTATTTTTTTCAATATTTACCGGAATAATCAACAAGATGACAACATATATATAATTATCCACGTGACTAACCTTGGCGAAGCCATTTCTATGAATAATCAACTAAAGGCTGTAAGCTTTTTTCCAATTAATGATTAACCGCCGGAAATAAGATTTCCGTTTAATTTAAAAAAAGCAAACCCAAGCCCGTTATTATGAACAACACAAAAAATTGGTACGCAGTTTACACCCGCCCAAGAGCAGAAAAAAAGGTGGCAGATGCGCTTACAAAGAAGAAAATTGAAAACTTCTCACCCATTAACAAAGTTATACGGCAATGGAGCGACCGTAAGAAAATTGTTTATGAGCCATTATTTACATCTTATGTTTTTATAAAAGTTTCAGAACTTGAACTTTCAAGTATAAGACAAACTGACGGCGTTATTAACCTTGTATACTGGTTAAATAAACCTGCCGTTATCCGGGAATCTGAAATTGAAGCAGTGAAGCGTTTCCTGACCGAAAATGAAAACGTAAAACTTGAAAGAACTCCTATCGGCATAAATGATAATGTACGGATTTTAGGCGGCCCTTTAATGGAGTATGAAGGACAAGTTCTTTCAACAAAAAACAAGACAATTAAGGTTTACCTGCCTTCAATGGGCTATTTAATGTATGCAGAAATTGAAAATTCAAATGTTGAAGTAATAACAAAAACAATTCCTTCCATTTATACACCACTAAAAATGGTAAAATGACAAATCTTATTTGCTTGATCACAGTAAAATTTTACTGTGATCAAGCAAATAAATCATCTAAGAAAACCTGATTTTGCTAATTTGGTTTTTCCTTAGTAGAACCTTATCTATAATTTCATATACATTATTTCCTGAATTAGTTTTTCTGCAATACCTTTATTTGTAACCCTAACTACGAAAACTCTTACCGAATGCCACTCGATGAAGTTAAAATAATACAGCTGCCAAAATTTTTAGACGAACGTGGAAATTTGTCTTTTTTTGAAAATGACAACCATGTGCCTTTTTCCATTTCCAGAGCCTATTGGATTTATGATGTTCCGGGTGGTGAAGTAAGGGGTGGACATGCTTACAAAACTCTTCAGGAATTTATAGTTGCTTTATCCGGCAGTTTTGATGTCATCCTAAATGATGGGAAAGAAGAAAAGAGATTTTCATTAAACCGATCATATATGGGTTTGTATGTCCCAAAAATGATCTGGAGGCAAATGGAAAATTTTTCTACCAACTCTTTGGTTCTGATTGTAGCTGACCAGGAATATAAAGAGTCAGAATACATCCGGGATTTTAACGAATTTCAAAACTTGTAACCTTATGATTACTTTACACGCAAACGTTAACGACTGCAGACTTATTGATTTGCCGAAAATACAAAACAGAGCCGGTAACATTACACCTGTTCAGGGAATGGAAGATGTTCCTTTCGAAATAAAACGCATTTACTATCTGTATGACACTCCGGGAGGCGAATCAAGAGGTGGCCATGCTCATAAAAATCTTCATCAGCTGATTGTTGCAGCAAGTGGCAGCTTTGAAGTAACATTGAATGACGGAAAAGAATCAAAAAAATTCTACCTCAATCATCCATACTACGGTTTATTAATTGTTCCCGGAATCTGGAGAGAATTACAAAATTTTTCTTCCGGTTCTATTTGCCTGGTTTTAGCTTCTGACAAGTATTATGAAGATGACTATCTCAGGCATTATAAAGATTATTTAAATTTCATCAGAAATGGAAAACTAAACTGATTAATTAATAGAAGTATTTCGTAACCCTGTTTACGAAATATTATACTGCCCTAAACCCAAGTAAATACCCTTTAATTTCTGTAAAATGAAAACAATTTGTTACCGGAGCCGGTGGAGCACCAGCAGAAGGAGTCATAAATTCGCTTTTATTTGCCGACCCAAATGAAAAATAATCGGTATGGGAAGCGATCCATTCGATTTAGTTCTATCCAATTCAAATAAAAAATATCTTGTACATTATGCAAACAGTTGTGACTATAAGAAAGAAGTAATAAAAGTTCTTTCACTTGAACGTCCTGAATTTGTATTTTTTATTAATGATCTGGAGACTTATGAAATTTCAAAACACCGGGAAGATATTCATCAGTTAGGAACAAAAACATATATGCCAAAAGATGAAGTTATCGATACCTGTATCAACAAATACAAAAGCTATAACAAATGGGCGCAGGCAGGCATAAAAGTCCCTAAAAACAAGCTGATAAAAAATGAACATGATTTAAAAGAAGCTTTTGATCAACTTGCAGACAATGATGGGAAAATCTGGCTAAGAGCCTCTTCCATTGGTGGTGGTGGCAAAGGAGCTCTTCCTACAAATGACTATGAGTTTGCGAAACGTTGGATTAACCGTTATAATGGATGGAATGATTTTGTTGCCGCAGAACTATTAACACCTGATACGGTAACCTGGCTCTCTATATGGTATCATGGTGAATTGGTAGTGGCTCAAACACGAATCAGAAAAAGCTGGGCTCATAGCAGCCGTACAGTTTCTGGAATAACCGGGGTTACCAAGGTAGGGCAAACTTATTCAAATGACATTGTTACAACTGTTGCCCTTGATTCAATTAGAGCAATTGATCCAGAGCCGCATGGAATTTATGGGGTTGACATGGGATATGACAAGCAGGGGTTTCCAAACCCAACAGAAATAAATATTTCAAGGTTTTTTACAACAATCCTTTTCTTTACACAAGCGGGGTTAAACATGCCGAAAATAGTGAGAGACATTGCCCTTAAAAATGAATTCCCTTCCTTATCAAAAAAAATCAACCCTTTGCCTGATGGTTTGTTCTGGATGCGGGGTATGGATACTTTGCCAAAATTAATGACACAAAAAGATATTGATAACACACTTATAACTGTTTAACAAAAACACTTTAAAACAGATTCAAATATTGATCCTCTTAACAAATTCGCATGAACATCTTCTTCGATCTTGATGGAACCTTAATTGATGCAAGAATGAGGTTATACAGTCTGTTTTGCGACTTAACCGGCCAAACAATTCTGGATTTTAATAATTATTGGGAATTGAAAAGAAGCATGCATGATCAACGCTGGATTCTTTGTAACATCTTAAAATATTCTGATTTACAAGCCTCTGATTTCAAAAAAGACTGGCTTGAAAATATTGAAAAGAAAAATACCTGAATTTTGACAATCTCTTTCCATTCACGATCAGTTCTTTGGAGCATTTTAAGGAATTAGGCTTTTCCCTGTATATTATTACAGCCAGGCAAAATAAGGCCGCAACATTGAAACAACTATTAACCATAGGACTAACGGATTATTTCACTGATTGTTTTATTGCTTCATCACCAAAAACAAAAGCAGAAGAAATCCGGTTGCAGGGGATTACGCTCACTGAAAATGACTTTATAGTTGGGGATACACCAGAGGATGTTCAAACAGCAAAAAGCCTCAACATAAAAAGCATATCTGTTCTTTCAGGGTTTTATAACATGGCTGCTTTACTTGATTCAAATCCTGATTATATTGCCGGAGATATCAGCAAGATTCAGGATTATATAAAATCTATGAATACACATAAAAACTAAAAATGGAAATTACTGTTGAACAATACAACCAATCACTCGAATCAACCTGGGATAAATTTATTGAGGATAACAACAGGAATGCAACCTTTCTGCATTCAAGAAAATTCTTTAATCACAACCCTCAAAACCAGAAAGATGATACCTCTCTCCTGTTTTATAAAAACGGAAAGCTGAAAGCCGTTTTACCTGCCTGTTTAATGGAAATCAATGGGTTACTAACTTTCATCTCTCACCCAAGAAGTACATATGGAGGCTTTATTGTTGATGAATCGATTGGTGTGGAAGAGGCAATAGCAATTGTTGAAGAAACGATCAACTTTGCTAAAAGTAAGAATGCAGAAGAAATTATCATCCGGAATCCCTTCAGGATTTTTTATCAACTTCCTTCTGATGAAACAGATTATGCCATGTGGTTTCATGGTTTTTCCATTAAAAGCCGAGAACTCGAATGTGCAATCAAATTGTGTGCTGATCCGGAATCCAGATATGAAGACGGGACAAAGCGAAGTGTAAAAAAAGCATTAAAATCGGCTGTTTCCGTTAGAGAAACCGATGACTATGAGTTGTTTTGGCAGCATTTAAGTGCTAATCTATCAGAAAAGCATGGAGCCAAACCAACTCATACTATAGAACAGTTCTATCAACTGAAAAATCAGGTATCTGAAGACAAAATAAAGCTCATTGGCGCCTTTATTGACGAAAAACTAGTGGGTGGAATTGTGCTTTTTATCAGTAAACCAAATGTTTTGCACGCACAATATATTGCTTCAGATCTTAACTATCAGAATTCAAGACCTTTGAATGCAGTTATTGATTACATTCTTAAATGGGGATGGGAACAGGGATTTAGTTATCTGAACCTTGGTTCCGCAAATGAGGAAGCAGGAAGAAAAATAAATTTCGGCCTTTTTCGATTTAAAGAGGGATTTGGAGGCAGAGGGGTTCTCCGGGAAACTATGCATATGAAATTAAACAGCCCGAAGATTAATAGTAGTACTGAAACTCAATAAATTGAACTGAATTTCGTTCTTAACCCTGAATATGCCCCTCGTACAGGTATATTTTATAACCAATTCTAATAAAATTCACATGAAAACTAAAAAATTAGTCATTTACGGGCTCGGCGAAACTGCTGACTTAGCGTATGAATATTTCACCTATGATTCAATCTATGAAGTAGTAGCATTTGCTGTTGATAAAGAATATAAAACAGAAAACTTACACCTGGGATTACCAGTAATAGATTTTGAGCTTATCGAAAGTATCTACCCCAAAACTGATATTGAATTATTTGTAGGAGCATCATTCACTAAGCTGAACAGATCCAGGATGAAAATGTACAATGCAGCAAAAGCAAAGGGATACACTTGCGCCAGTTATATCAGCTCAAAAGCTTTTATATGGCATAATGCAGAAATAGGTGAAAATGCCTTTGTACTGGAGAATAACGTCATTCAGCACAAGGTGAAAATTGGCAATAATGTAATATTATGGAGTGGAAATCATATTGGACATCAAACCATTATTGAAGACAATGTTACCCTCTCTTCTCATTGTGTCATTTCCGGTTTTTGCACAATTGGAGCAAATTCATTTCTTGGAGTAAACTGTACTTTTAACGATAAAATAAAACTGGGCAAAGACAACTTTGTTGGAAGCGGTGCCTTAATTGTAAAAAATACAGAAGACGGAAAGTTAATGATTGGCGCTCCGGCTAAACCTTCTGCCATCAGTACATATGATTTTTTTAAAATCCCCCAATTAACAATATCAGTAAACTAAAAAATACTGATACATTTTTGAAATTACTAACCAAAACGCTAACATTATTATAGTGAAACATTTAAACCACCACTTGCATGATTAAGTTCCTTGATATAAAAAAAATCAATGAGCAGTATGCCCTGGAACTTAAATCTGCGGCTTCAGAAGTCATTGATTCCGGCTGGTTTTTGCTGGGAGAAAAGGTGAAACTGTTTGAAGCCAATCTAAAGAAATTTATTGGTGTAAATCATGCCATTGGTGTTGCAAATGGTTTAGATGCATTGCGTCTGATCTTGAATGCTTATATGAAAATGGGTGTCTTAAAAGAAGGCGATGAAATAATTGTACCGGCTAATACATATATAGCAAGTATCCTTGCCATTACAGACAACCGTTTAACGCCTGTTTTAGTTGAGCCAGATATTGATACTTACAATCTTGATATTTCAAAAATTGAAAAGCATATAACCAGTCGTACCAAAGCCATTATGACCGTTCACTTATACGGACGTATTGCATGGTCAGAACAATTAACGGAGCTGGCAAAAAAATACAACTTAAAAATTATCGAA
Coding sequences within it:
- a CDS encoding polysaccharide biosynthesis/export family protein; this translates as MKLKTVKILYLVPVVLFFLSASCVDTKNVAYFNTVTETTIASKIPVPESVIQKNDLLSITVSSLNPEATAIFNPANASANTIGSANGYLVSADGSIQFPILGNIKAEGFTKEQLKAEITKKLIESKLLTDPIVSIRFLNFRITVLGEVKNPSVVTVPNEKISLLEAIGMAGDLTIYAKRSNVLLIREEGGNKMLKRLNLNSDELLTSPYYYLKSNDIVYVEPDKTVVKASRSSINQSWISLGLGSLSLLIIILDRLIL
- a CDS encoding right-handed parallel beta-helix repeat-containing protein, whose protein sequence is MKPIFYFFGSKLSHVILVLSFLSIVQAVQATSYYFSTSTGDDSRSAAQAQNQATPWKSISKLNSMFGSFVAGDEILFKRGEVFSGSINITKAGLIFSAYGTDVANPVISGFTDLVWTNIGGNKWESQALSVKPYLVLINDNYTLPSRMPKTGYYNYESSGGTNRITDNQLTGDWNGGEVFVRKNHTIWDKGVITQSGTSITFPNLYGDGFMNGYGYFIQNHVSACTQQNDWAYTSSTKKITLYSTAVPVNCKAAQVASLINDNGYKATVDGIDLTGANEYAVNAINITSGGFIIRNSNVTNSGNQGIYLWNSPNSLVENCTLLNTNSFAVQASTCANVVFRNNTLINTGIEGQGKYAEYVAMEVANSCTNALIEYNTITNTGHNGINIYFSNGVIVRNNYVNTFCKTKDDGGGIYSWLGSGNGTYSGIQILNNIVLNGIAAPQARTDVTYQAAFGIYLDDNVGNVLVSGNTVANCAMAGIYLHSTNNISLINNTSYNNGSSSIDPAGASQIFLASNSFQINNMTCTGNIFFAKETYQYPFQADYNTNTIASSFVNLNNNYYCHPIKESSYSARTYVSGTPTAIFHTLPGWKSYTGQDAASSYTAKTITSTSELRFEYNPTATSKMVSLGATYIDSKGATYAGSITLAPYSSAVLIYQSGTINQPPTANAGANQAITLPVNTVTLNGSGTDIDGSIASYQWTKIAGPATFTIASATLAQTAINNLIQGTYQFELRVTDNQGAIGRDTISVSVNPAPVVNVAPTANAGANQAITLPVNTVTLNGSGTDIDGSIASYQWTKIAGPATFTIASATLAQTAINNLIQGTYQFELRVTDNQGAIGRDTISVSVNPAPVVNVAPTANAGANQTITLPVNTVTLNGSGTDTDGTIASYQWTKIAGPATFTIASATLAQTAINNLIQGTYQFELRVTDNQGAIGTSTVTITVNPAPVVNVAPTANAGANQTITLPVNTVTLNGSGTDTDGTIASYQWTKIAGPTSFTIVSAASAQTVINNLVQGTYQFQLRVTDNQGASGTSIVTIIVNPAPVVNIAPTANAGSNQTIILPVNTVTLNGSGTDVDGTIASYQWTKIAGPTSFTIVSAASAQTVINNLVQGTYQFQLRVTDNQGASGTSIVTIIVNPAPVVNIAPTANAGSNQTIILPVNTVTLNGSGTDVDGTIASYQWTKIAGPAFFTIASATLAQTGINSLIQGTYQFELRVTDNQGAVGRDTISVSVNPAPVVNVAPTANAGANQTITLPVNTVTLNGSGTDTDGTIASYQWTKIAGPTSFTIVSAASAQTVINNLVQGTYQFQLRVTDNQGAFSTSTVTVTVLSPAPPPAPIAPVANAGSDKTITLPTNSVTLNGVGTDVDGTIASYQWTKISGPATFSIGTQNQANTAVNNLVEGVYLFTLRVTDNTGMTGLDTVKITVNSDITSLTTTTTASKLYPNPAATYINVLVDGKNISTKSFISIYNTNGIIVYQQRLEKTQTTTVKYIDVSRLTKGAYVLKLTYSQTKTETMKFMLQ